Proteins encoded together in one Diceros bicornis minor isolate mBicDic1 chromosome 18, mDicBic1.mat.cur, whole genome shotgun sequence window:
- the TMIGD1 gene encoding transmembrane and immunoglobulin domain-containing protein 1, protein MAWKNSGLMQTCRFLLLLILFLPCEMTSSILTVNGKTENYVLDTQLGFQESLKCVVQNHTNEEELLWYREEETVDLKSGNKINSSSICVSSISENDNGVTFTCKLRRNQSVSISVVLNVIFPPFLSGDDFQTVEEGSNAKLVCNVKSNPQAQMMWYKNSGLLSLEKNYHQVQQTSESLQLSITKVRKSDNGTYNCIANSALKTETKDFHLIVTDRVVGVPKEPIIAACIVIFLTLCFGLIARRKRIMKLCIKDKDPQSQTAL, encoded by the exons ATGGCCTGGAAGAACAGTGGCCTAATGCAAACGTGCAGATTTCTTCTGTTACTGATTTTATTTCTGCCATGTGAGATGACAA GTTCTATTTTAACGGTGAATGGTAAAACTGAGAACTATGTTCTGGACACTCAGCTTGGCTTCCAAGAATCTCTGAAATGTGTTGTTCAAAACCACACCAATGAGGAAGAACTTCTCTGGTACCGAGAAGAGGAGACAGTGGATTTGAAATCTGGAAACAAAATCAACTCCAGCTCTATCTGTGTCTCTTCCATCAGTGAAAATGACAACGGAGTCACCTTTACCTGCAAGCTACGGAGGAATCAGTCGGTGTCCATCTCCGTGGTGCTGAATGTCATTT TTCCTCCTTTCCTAAGTGGAGACGACTTCCAAACAGTTGAGGAAGGCAGTAATGCGAAGTTGGTTTGCAATGTGAAATCCAACCCCCAGGCTCAAATGATGTGGTACAAAAACAGTGGCCTCCTGAGTTTAGAGAAAAACTACCACCAAGTCCAACAGACAAGTGAGTCTCTTCAACTGTCAATTACCAAAGTCAGGAAATCTGACAATGGAACCTACAACTGTATTGCAAATTCAGCTCTGAAAACGGAGACCAAAGACTTCCACCTCATTGTCACAG ACAGAGTTGTGGGTGTACCAAAAGAACCCATTATCGCTGCCTGTATTGTGATCTTTCTGACATTGTGCTTTGGACTGATTgctagaagaaaaagaataatgaag CTCTGCATAAAGGATAAAGATCCTCAGAGTCAAACAGCTCTGTAA